A genomic region of Fusarium falciforme chromosome 4, complete sequence contains the following coding sequences:
- a CDS encoding Coronin: protein MAGRFVRASKYRHVFGKSTRKEFCYDNIHISRNAWDTNLVKVNPEYLSVNWDASGGGAFAVIPLSERGKVPDQIPLFRGHTASVLDTDCPRNPFNDNIIASASEDGKVFIWEVPKGFTLHTDAEDIVDVAPVSKLAGHSRKVGQVLFNPSAENILASASGDFTVKIWDVGTGQSPLVLRHNDIVQSLSWNASGSMLVTTSRDKKIRVWDVRQEKPVHEAPGHGGAKNSRAVWMGEHNRFATTGFSRMSERQIALWEPGRTEPIGGFTMLDSISGVCMPFWDDGSNCLYLAGKGDGNIRYFEYENDKFEFLSEYKSGDPQRGIAFMPRRGINVHDNEVMRAYKTVNDSYIEPISFTVPRRAETFQADIFPPATGIHPAASAKEWFDGKTGIPNKIDLESIYEGGAPKEIASDYKPPAAAPAPVAEKPAPKKEEPKKEEPKPAPVVRSPPPAMNEQKGSISAMASKYQDNEEEEDDEDETSSFEEVSRPAQRHAAPVAKFVPPAQAPATTTPAATAKPASPIKSPVSSAPASRTVSSSAAPAPSSGGDSSLAEIKSLLEGQTKLISAQSQQIGLLAAEVEALKRKVSSGSQDQSERIRQLELELEEARS from the exons atggctggccGTTTTGTGCGGGCTTCCAAGTACC GACACGTCTTTGGCAAGTCGACGAGAAAGGAATTCTGCTACGACAACATCCACATCAGCCGCAATGCTTGGGACACAAACTTGGTCAAG GTCAACCCCGAGTATCTCTCAGTCAATTGGGATGCATCTGGCGGCGGCGCATTCGCCGTCATCCCCCTGAGCGAGCGAGGAAAGGTACCCGACCAGATCCCGCTGTTTCGCGGACATACCGCTTCTGTTCTCGACACGGATTG TCCGAGGAACCCTTTCAACGACAACATCATCGCCTCTGCGTCGGAAGATGGCAAGGTCTTTATCTGGGAGGTCCCCAAGGGCTTTACCCTTCACACTGACGCTGAGGATATCGTCGACGTTGCGCCCGTGAGCAAGCTGGCTGGTCACTCGAG AAAGGTCGGACAGGTCCTCTTCAACCCCTCGGCCGAGAACATCCTGGCGTCGGCGTCGGGCGACTTcaccgtcaagatctgggatgtGGGCACGGGCCAGTCCCCCCTGGTGCTCCGGCACAACGACATCGTCCAGAGCCTGTCATGGAACGCCAGCGGCAGCATGCTCGTCACCACCTCGCGCGATAAGAAGATCCGGGTGTGGGATGTCCGACAGGAGAAGCCCGTCCACGAGGCCCCCGGCCACGGTGGCGCAAAGAACAGTCGCGCTGTCTGGATGGGCGAGCACAACCGCTTCGCCACCACTGgcttctcgaggatgagCGAACGTCAAATAGCCCTGTGGGAGCCGGGCAGGACTGAGCCCATCGGCGGCTTCACCATGCTGGACTCCATCTCTGGTGTCTGCATGCCTTTCTGGG ATGATGGTTCAAACTGCCTGTACCTTGCTGGCAAGGG TGACGGCAACATTCGATACTTTGAGTATGAGAACGACAAGTTCGAGTTCCTCAGCGAGTACAAGTCTGGCGACCCTCAGCGCGGCATTGCCTTTATGCCCCGACGAGGCATCAAT GTGCACGACAACGAGGTCATGAGAGCTTACAAGACGGTCAACGACTCTTACATTGAGCCCATCTCCTTCACTGTGCCTCGACGCGCCGAGACCTTCCAAGCCGACATCTTCCCTCCCGCCACTGGCATCCACCCTGCTGCCAGCGCCAAGGAGTGGTTCGACGGCAAGACCGGTATCCCTAACAAGATTGACCTCGAGAGCATCTATGAGGGTGGTGCCCCCAAGGAGATTGCCTCCGACTACAAGCCCCCTGCtgccgctcccgctcccgtGGCTGAGAAGCCCGcacccaagaaggaggagcctAAGAAGGAGGAGCCCAAGCCTGCTCCCGTTGTCCGATCTCCTCCCCCTGCCATGAACGAGCAGAAGGGGTCCATCTCCGCCATGGCCTCCAAGTACCAAGacaacgaggaggaagaggatgacgaggacgagaccTCGAGCTTCGAGGAAGTCTCGCGCCCTGCTCAACGTCATGCCGCCCCCGTGGCCAAGTTCGTCCCTCCCGCTCAGGCTCCCGCTACCACCACTCCCGCTGCCACCGCGAAGCCAGCCTCCCCGATCAAGTCCCCCGTCTCCTCGGCCCCGGCCTCCCGCACCGTGTCAtcctctgctgctcctgcacccagcagcggcggcgacAGCTCGCTCGCCGAGATCAAGTCGCTCCTCGAGGGCCAGACCAAGCTCATCAGTGCCCAGAGCCAGCAGATCGGTCTCCTGGccgccgaggtcgaggcgCTCAAGCGCAAGGTCAGCTCGGGCTCCCAGGACCAGAGTGAGCGCATCCGCCagctcgagctcgagctcgaggaggccaGGTCCTGA
- a CDS encoding Transcription factor steA, which produces MYSQHSAMAPQKPETFMLSTEAQQALPHDAQVALQQVDNLKYFLISAPVDWQPDQYIRRFLLPTGEYVSCVLWNNLFHISGTDIVRCLSFRFQAFGRPVKNSKKFEEGIFSDLRNLKSGTDASLEEPKSAFLDFLYKNNCIRTQKKQKVFYWYSVPHDRLFLDALERDLKREKMGQEATTVAVSEPALSFQYDSSQSLYEQLTKAQQANSSSFSAQQASFSQAQSTSPVMRAMDSMPPPTMMPQSMPPLAEGMDAMVPYGTMAVANPMTQPVPVKREPDFTRVQYNQNGVPISQGHQRHASMPAYGLEYSPAPSFVSSQYEDYSNRGISFEPITPPQQALGISAEPAYIANEETGLYSAIPDHMAGMGGLNGMVQLPPSNLAGPQFSRPYGTNNVYSVIEGSPTYKQRRRRSSIPPTMSAIPTPAASAPAATHTHRSSELRRSVSASVGPVAEGDESADNSPPGLSYSASAVSVNSQHHRDMSRHGTPLSTVEGSPVANPMGMHQQEFPQLASEELPSEGSMSEQRRSVPAPSGGVVRRARSATVMEVGPYPQKSHSCPIPTCGRLFKRLEHLKRHVRTHTQERPYICPHCSKAFSRSDNLAQHKRTHGREDGTEGPLNLSGEEDEDFSGEDHLGSLEEASPHSDSAYVTGSLNAVANRSTPPSSSTAAPTTMAPTQPFNSLETLSMPMTISQPAAINASGMM; this is translated from the exons ATGTATTCACAACACTCAGCCATGGCTCCTCAGAAGCCTGAGACGTTCATGTTGAGCACTGAGGCTCAGCAAGCTCTGCCTCATGATGCTCAGGTCGCGCTGCAGCAGGTTGACAACC TGAAATACTTCCTCATCTCCGCTCCCGTCGATTGGCAGCCCGACCAGTACATTCGCCGATTTCTTCTGCCAACAGGCGAATATGTGTCCTGTGTTCTCTG GAACAACCTGTTTCACATCTCCGGCACCGACATTGTGCGATGCTTGTCTTTTCGATTCCAGGCTTTTGGCCGCCCCGTGAAGAATTCCAAGAAGTTCGAGGAAGGCATCTTTTCTGACCTCCGAAACCTCAAGTCAGGAACCGATGCCTCTCTGGAAGAGCCCAAGAGCGCCTTCCTTGACTTCCTCTACAAGAACAACTGCATCCGAACccaaaagaagcaaaaggtcTTCTACTGGTACAGCGTGCCACATGACCGCCTCTTCCTTGACGCGCTGGAGCGCGACTTGAAGCGCGAGAAGATGGGTCAGGAAGCCACCACTGTCGCCGTCAGCGAGCCCGCACTCTCGTTCCAATACGACTCGTCTCAGTCGCTCTATGAGCAGCTGACCAAGGCCCAGCAAGCCAACTCATCTTCCTTCAGCGCCCAACAAGCTTCTTTTTCTCAGGCTCAGTCCACGTCCCCAGTGATGAGGGCGATGGACTCCATGCCTCCCCCGACAATGATGCCCCAATCCATGCCCCCTTTGGCGGAGGGGATGGACGCAATGGTACCATATGGGACGATGGCGGTCGCCAATCCGATGACCCAGCCTGTCCCCGTCAAGAGGGAACCTGATTTCACCCGTGTCCAGTACAACCAAAACGGTGTCCCCATCTCGCAGGGTCACCAGCGACACGCCTCCATGCCCGCTTATGGTCTTGAGTACTCGCCAGCCCCTTCTTTCGTTTCCTCCCAATACGAAGACTACAGCAACCGAGGGATCTCCTTCGAGCCCATCACGCCTCCCCAGCAGGCGCTGGGCATCTCTGCTGAGCCTGCGTACATCGCCAACGAGGAGACTGGCTTGTACTCTGCCATCCCTGACCACATGGCCGGCATGGGTGGCCTCAACGGTATGGTCCAGCTACCCCCTTCAAACCTGGCTGGACCTCAGTTCTCCCGTCCCTATGGTACAAACAACGTCTACTCTGTGATCGAAGGTTCGCCGACATATAAGCAGAGAAGACGGCGTTCATCCATCCCCCCAACTATGTCGGCAATTCCTACCCCGGCTGCTTCGGCCCCAGCAGCCACCCACACCCACAGATCCTCTGAGCTTCGTCGGTCTGTGTCTGCTTCCGTTGGACCCGTCGCCGAGGGCGATGAGTCGGCGGACAACTCTCCTCCTGGTCTTTCCTACAGTGCCTCAGCAGTCTCGGTCAACAGCCAGCACCACAGGGACATGTCCCGACACGGCACCCCCCTGTCCACTGTTGAAGGCAGCCCCGTGGCTAACCCCATGGGAATGCACCAGCAAGAGTTCCCCCAGCTGGCCAGTGAGGAGCTTCCCAGTGAAGGTTCTATGAGCGAGCAGCGAAGATCTGTCCCTGCCCCTAGCGGTGGTGTTGTCCGTCGCGCTCGTTCCGCCACTGTCATGGAGGTTGGACCTTACCCTCAGAAGTCTCACTCCTGCCCCATCCCCACATGCGGCCGTCTCTTCAAGCGCCTAGAGCACCTTAAGCG ACATGTGCGCACTCACACCCAGGAGAGGCCCTATATCTGCCCTCACTGCAGCAAGGCATTCTCTCGATCAGACAATCTGGCACA ACACAAGCGCACTCACGGTCGCGAAGACGGCACCGAAGGTCCTCTCAACCTTTCtggtgaggaggatgaggacttcTCTGGCGAGGACCACCTCGGTTCACTGGAGGAGGCTTCACCACACTCCGATAGTGCCTACGTTACCGGCTCTCTCAACGCTGTTGCCAACCGCTCGACCCCACCATCGAGCAGCACAGCTGCACCCACAACCATGGCACCCACACAACCGTTCAACAGCCTTGAAACTCTTAGCATGCCCATGACCATCAGCCAGCCGGCAGCTATCAATGCTAGCGGTATGATGTAA